The genomic window CGGCAAATACCGGAACTGCCGTGAACATGAACACGGAAACCAGCAACAAAATCAGCGCTCTTTTCATTATTTTCATCCTTTTTCTCCTTTTCTACAAGAATTCACTATTTATACTCCTGCCACGGCTTTAATGCAAGCATTGTCACGAGAAAAACCAATTATTCAAAACTAATGTACCCGTAAAAAGTCATAAACTGCACCATTTGTCATCCTGAACTCGTTTCAGGATCTCACTTGTTTCAGCATCTAATTATTTCAGCAAGTTAGAGACCCTGAATGATCCTGAAACAACTTCAGGACATGATTTTGGGTGATAAAAAAACTTTTTACGAATGCTTCAAAACTAAACGTCTTCGTGTTCCTGATAGATAACATGCCCGCAGCTCTTACAGTGTGATGCATCCTTGTCATGGTAACGAAGGCCGCATTGCGGACAGGTAATGTCTTGCTTCGATGCGATATGTATCCACTCCCTTACAAGCCGGCTTGCCTGCCAGGGTATAAGAATAATCCCTGAAATTATCATCAGTACCGTTACCATGCGTCCCGCTTCCGAAAGCGGAATAATATCACCGAAACCGACTGTTGTAAGGGTCACTACCGTGAAATAAAAGGCGTCACCGAAATTCCGGACGTGAGGGTTGACTGCACTTTCAACGGTATAAAAGAGGCCTGAAGAGATGAAAAATATCATGAATATTGTAATCAGAAGCTGTACAACCTTCAAAAAATGCACGGTGATACTTCCGAAGAAGAAATCCGGGTCCGCGGCATAACGCAAAAACCTGAAGATCCTGAAGACACGGAAAGCCCTTATCAGACGGATGAACCCTACATTGAGTGCAACGCCGAAGACCGGAAACACAAGAAGCGCCACTGTAGGCAGGATTGCTATGAGATCTATCACGCTGTAAATATCGACCAACTGTCTCAGCCTGTCCCGCGATCCATAGAGCCTCGCTACGTACTCGATGATGAAGAAAACCACAATTATAACTTCCGCATTCCACAGGAGGCTGTGCACCGCCTCGGATACATCGTATGTCTCAACGACAAGAATCGCACATATTACAAAGTTGAGGATTATTATGAATATATCGATCAGTTTTCCCAGCGGTGTCTTCGAGTCAACAAGATAAAACTGGATGGTTTCCCGGAAGCTGTTCATAGCCAAAAATCCCGTCTTTTATTTTCAACATGTTATACCGTTATACACACATTTTCACTTTTTTCAAAAAAATTTCTGCCCAGAACAAAATGGGTGCCATGGACAAACCATGTGCCGGACATTGATCCGGTATTGTTTGTCCGTGCAAATAAACCTCCTCAAAGGGCACCACGGACAAACAATAACAAAAAGGGTGCCATGGACAAACTTGTTTGTCCGTGCCGGACCTTGATCCGGTATTGTTTGTCCGTGTTCCTGCCATAAAATCAAACCTTTACAATTCATTTGGTTATTGATATATTTCAATCTAAATAACACTTAACTACAAATTTTTACAGGAACTCAAATGAAATATCGTGCCTTAATTGAGCAAGACGAAGACGGCATGTTTGTTGCTGAAGTGCCGGCACTGCCCGGTTGTATTCCACAGGGCAGTACTCGGGAAGAAGCTTTGCAAAATATCCAGGAAGCAATTGCCGCATATCTGGAAAGCTTAAAAACTCATGGCGAACCAATACCTCCATACGCGCTATCATTCGTCAGGTAGGCCTAACTGTAGAAGGTTTTATCAAGCTTCTGTAAATTCCATATATTGCAAAAAAATCTTCTCATTAAGAATTCAAAAGTATCTTTCCTTGATTGAACAATGGTTGCGTACAAATGAATCTGAAGAAGTTGTTTCTGCACTTGAAATACAAAGAAACACAAAGATTGATCCGTCAATGTCGGCGGATAAACTAATCACGGCGTGGGAATTGTGGGTGCCCGCCAACTGGGCGAAGGAAGGCGATTTGATATTAGTACGCAAGCAATAAAAACTTTCTCATCAAAATTCATTTAATATGCTATAGTGAAATCCTAAATAGCTCTATTGAGATCATGACATGAACTTGAAATGGTATGAATAAGATAAAGAAACGATTGTTTATTCGCGAGAAGGCCAGTGAACATATTGCAGCAATAAATGAAAAGATGTTGTGGTCATTCCATGCTGTCAAGAAGCTGAGGATTGAGGGACTGAGAAAATCACAGGTAGAGGATGCCCTCAAAAATTGCGTTCTCGTTGAAGATTACCACGTGACAGGACGTCCGTTGCCGGATTGCCTGGTTCTTGGATTTATTAATGAAGAACCTGTTCATGTTGTCGTAGCATTGGATGAGGATTTTGACAGAATATTAATTGTCACTGTTTATAGACCGTCCGCAGAGAGGTGGGAAGATGGTTGGAAAAAGAGAAAAAAATAAATACAAAAAATGTCCCTTATGCGGTGGGGGAATGGATGACGGTATTACAACCCTGCCGTTTTTAATGGGAGAAAAAGTTGCCATTATCAAAAACGTGCCTGCTGAAATCTGTTCAGACTGCGGTGAGGCATATATGAAAAGTCATGTCGCCGGCAATGTTGAAACGCTTCTTGACCGTATCGAAGAGCTGCACTCCGAAGTATCAATTATTTATTACGAGGCAGCGTAAAGCACGGGGCAAGAAATTCCCGTTATCCATCCGCACTTATAGCTCGTCGGGAAAAACTCTTCTTTGACCCCATCTATCAAAACCCCGTGCTATCCTTTCTACAAACAATGTTCTCGCCCATATTCACCGAGGATGAAGTCGAGAAAATAGCAATAAATCCTGATATAGGAAAATCGAAAAAAGGGGATTTGGTAGATTTTCGAGTTCATAAATTTTCTTATGGAAAACAGAAGTTTTTGATTGCCTATCGCTTTCAAGAGGATGAAATAGTGTTTTTCATAATAGGTCCCCATGAGAATTTTTATCGTGAACTCAAGAAATATCTAAGGGAGGTTGAATCATAATGATTACTGCTGAGAAAGTTTATAAAGAAATTTTAGATATGCCATTAAAAGAAAGAGAAAAATTATTTACTGTGATAGCAAGACAAGGATTTGAGAAAGATTTATACAACCACGCTGAAGTCTTTGACGAAATCAGAGAGTCGCCATTTACCGTTAAAGAAGCTGCCGAATATCTTGGGGTAGCCGAGGTTACTTTGAGGCGGTGGGTTAAAGCAGGAACCATAAAACATAAAAGGGTTGGAAGAAACATTGTATTTAGCCCGGATGAGCTCAAAGTTTTCAAGAAAGACAATGTCTAACTCAATATTTCCCCAACCACCATACTTCTCCAGCATAGCTTCCAGCTCAATTCGCTTTTCCTCCCTCAATAAGGGTGCCATGGACAAACCATGTGCCGGAATAAACAGGGACAGCTGTCCCTGTTTATTCCGCGATACGACTCTCACCCAATAACAGGCAATCACCCAATATTTTGCTGCCAAAATCCACTTGACACACAAATCTTCTCTCCATATACTCACGTTACGAAAAATCACTACCTTATCTACCTTGTCTAAATCGATTAATGCTGAAATCACTGCGTCGGGAAAGTCATATAGGGAATGCCGGTCTATTGAACAATAAGGGGGGAAGCAATTATGGTCATGTCGATTGGCGGTCCTGCAAGCAAACCACCTGAACGGGATTCCTGGGGTAAACACCGACCGAAGAGTATTGCCCTGTTCATTGCTCTTGCCCTGGTTTCGCTCCTCACCATTATCTGTTTGGTGGGGTGCGGGTCTTTAAATCTTCAGCTGAAGGACCCCTCCAAGAAACCGGGCCGGAAAATAGGCGAGTCGCAGAAAATATCTATCGACGACCTGCTATACATGGAATCTGTTACCGAACAGGCGGTGTCCCCGGATGGCGCAAGCGTAGCCTGGGTAAAAGCAGGTTATGTGGAAGGGAAAGAGTTTCCGCTCTTCGCTCTGTCCGTGACAAATGTGGATGATATCAGCACAAAGCAGCTTGCCGGCTCTCAATTCATGTCGATCAGCGGTCTCAAATGGTCACCAGGGGTACAGCGATAGCATTTTTAGGCGTTACGACCGCGTCCGGTGCCCAGGTATGGAGCGTGACGCCTGAAAGCGGCGCCATGAAACAGTTAACGGATGTACCGGGCGGAGTCAACGACTTCGGCTGGGCGGGAACTGAAGCGATTCTGTACATCACGACGGACGGAAGCGCGAAGGAAGCTTCGAGCAAGAAAGACGATACTATTCGCGTAACGCAATACTGTGAAACGCCGGTCCGTCTGTTCAGGCTGGAGCTGTCCAGCGGGCGAACCGAGCGGTTAACAGAGAACGATGACAACACCCTGGCTCTTTCCGTGTCCCCAAACGGCAAGCATGTATTTCTGTGCAGGACGAAAGCGGCGTCGTCGAAGTCACAGTACTATCAGGACATTCCTTTCAGATATTTCATCTATGAAATCGACCGGCGCGAGGAGAAGCAGATTTTCTCCGTGATAAAAGCGGTGGAAAACTGGGCATGGTCGCCCGATTCGAAGACCTTGTTCGCAACCGAGGCGTTTGCTGAGGACAAGTTCATCTTTGCTTATGTTGATCATCTGTGGACATATGATGCCCTGTCCGGCGATGAGAAGAACCTGGATCTCGGCTGGGAACGGGGCCTGATGCAGATGTCGAAGGTCAGTCCCACCGGCAACGGCTTTCTGGCAATCCTGGAAGATGGCTGCCATCCAAAGCTCGCGCGGTACGTGAAGAATGAGAACGGCTACGAGCGCCGGATTATGGAGACGGCCCATCAGGGAAACATCTTCTCAATAGAAACCACTCGGGATGGCACGACCGTTTTCTACCAGCATTCGACGGCAAGCAAGCCCACCCAGTGGTACGTTGCGTCTGTCGATGGCGATAGCATCAAAGACCCAAAGCCGTATACGAACCTCAATCCTCAATACAAAGGAAAGTCCTTCCCCGGAGCGGAGGCGATAACCTGGGAGGGAGCCCTCGGTGAGGCCGTAGAAGGAATGCTCTATTACCCGGCCGATTACGACCCCGGGAAGAAGTATCCTCTGATGCTGAACCTCCACGGTGGGCCCCTCGACTGCATCAGGGACCGGTGGACGCTGCTTGGTTGGATGCTGCCGTACCACATCATAACACAGAAGGGAGCGTTTGTACTTGATCCCAACTATCATGGCAGTTACGGCTACGGACTGGAGTTTTCCCGGTCTATTCGCGATGGCAAGATGTACGAATACCCCATAGAGGACATTGAAAAGGGCATAGCCCGCCTTGTTGAACTCGGGATGGTTGACGAAAACAGGCTCGGCACCATGGGCTGGTCCCAGGGCTCCATTCTATCGAACGCACTGATTGCCCATGACCAGAGGTTCAAAGTGGCTTCATGCGGGGCGGGAGGAGCCGAGTGGGTATCGTACTGGGGCCAATCCTACGTGGGCTATTCTCTGTGCGAGTACTACCTGGGTGCCAGCCCGATAGAGAATCCCGGTCTCTATAAGAATCCGGAGAAGGCGCCTTTCTACGATGCAAGGAAAGTCGTGACTCCCGTGATAATGTTCATCGGTTCCGAGGACATAAACGTTCCTCCAAGCCAGGTCTGGATTACCTACCGGGGGATTCAGAAGTATGGAAGTGCTCCTGTCGAGCTGTACGTTTTCCCCGGAGAGCCCCATGTTCTCCAGAAGCTGTCACACCAGAGGAGGAAGATGATAGAGGAGCAGAAGTGGTTTGACAAGTACTTCTTTAACATTGGGAATAAATAGGGAAAGCCGTTCCAAGTTAAAAGCTTCTGATATTCCTTGACATTCCAACTATTTTTGTTAACTATAAAAAAGCTGTTAACAAAACAGAAGAAGGTAACATGACCTAAACAACAAACGATCTTTTCTTTCTAACACAAGAAATGTCCAAAAGATGCCAGATATTAAACTATCAATGATCTTTACAGGAAACAAATAGATGATTACCGATACCACCTTCTTCACAAATGAACCGGGTTATGCGCTGCTTGACCGGTTCAGAAAGACATTAAAACACGTACAATGCTTCGATGTATTGGTCGGGTACTTCCGCACCAGTGGATTCCATCAATTGTACGAGTCATTTGAATCCATTGATAAGATCAGAATTTTAGTCGGGTTGAATGTTGATCAGAAAGCCTATGAAATTATCGAAGAGACACGATCCAGGGGAGAATTCGATTTCGAATCGCACAGCAGAACAAAACGTATGTTCAGCGAACAGACGGCATCCGAAATGGGTGAATCGGAAGACTCTTATGAGACCGAAATCGGAATAAGAAAATTCCTGGAATTTCTGACTGCCGATTGCCCCAACAAAGACCAGGACATGGCCAACGGCGGCAACGGGAAAAAGATGGAACTTCGTGCCTATCCAAGTGAAAACATCCACGCCAAGGTTTATATCAGCCGCTTTAAAAAAGATGAGCTGGACTTTGGCAGGGTAATCACCGGCTCCAGCAATTTTTCAGAGAGCGGCCTTATTGCAAACAGGGAATTCAACGTCGAATTAAAAGACAAGGTTGATGTTGAATTCGCCCTCAAGCAATTTGAAAACCTGTGGAAAGACGGCGTAAACATTTCACAGGAATATGTTGATACCATCCGGAGCAAAACCTGGCTCAATGACGCGATCATCCCCTATCATCTTTACCTGAAAATGCTCTACGAATACCTGAAGGAAGATATCAATCTGGATGAGGAGATTGAGTTGGACCTGCCTGAAGGTTTTATGGAGCTTGAATATCAAAAACAGGCAGTCGTCTCCGCCAAAAAAATTCTGGATGCTTACAACGGTGTATTTCTGGCCGATGTCGTCGGTCTGGGGAAAACATTTATATCCGCCATGCTGGCTCAACAGTTGCCCGGCGGCAAGCTGGTTATCTGTCCTCCCGTGCTCAAGGACTACTGGGAAGAGACATTTTTTGACTTTGGGATCAAAAAGACAAAGGTGGAATCTCTCGGTAAACTTGATCAAATCATAAAGGATGGAACGGAAAAATACGATTATATATTCATTGATGAGGCGCACCGTTTCAGGAATGAATATACCCAGGGCTTTGAAATGATTCATCAGATCTGCCACGGCAAAAAAGTCATTCTGGTTTCCGCGACACCTCTGAACAATACGTTTGATGATATTCTAAGCCAATTGAAACTCTTTCAGATTCCCAAGAAATCAACAATTCCGGGAGCGCCGAATCTTGAAAAATTCTTTAAGAGTCTTACGAACAGGCTCAAGAATATCAAAAAATCAGACCCGGAATACATTAGCGCCATCAAGGAAGGTTCTGGAAAAATCAGGGAGAATATCCTCAAATATACGATGGTGCGGAGGACGCGGTCTGAAATTATAAAGTATTTCAACAGGGATATTGATGAGCAGGGCCTGTTCTTCCCGGATGTTGAAGACCCGCGGCGAATCATTTATGAATTCGATGACGAGATAAACACAACCTTCAATAACACCATAGAATTACTGAAAAGATTCAAATACGCCCGCTACACACCCCTACTATATCTGAAAGAAGAGGTTTCTGAACTTGAAAAGCAAAGCCAGCGCAATGTCGGCGGTTTCATGAAGGTCATTCTGGTGAAACGGCTTGAAAGCAGTTTTCATGCGTTTCGTAAGACAATCTCTCGTTTTGTTGAATCTTACGTTAATTTCATTGATATGTTCAACAAGGGAACGATTTATATCAGCAAGACTGTTGACGTTTACGATCTATTGGATGAAGACAACGAGGACAAGATACATCAATTCATAGAGCAGGAAAGGATAAGCCGGCATGACGCGGGACAGTTCAGGCCGGAATTTATAGAAGACCTCAAGGCTGACTTGAAATTACTGAAAGTAATCCGCGATCTGTGGTCGGTTGTCGATTCGGATCCGAAGATAGAGACCTTCATTGATGATCTAAAAACAAATAATGAGCTGAAAGACAAGAAGCTTATCATCTTTACAGAATCAAAGGAAACGGGCGATTATCTCTATGATAATCTCAGCGCGCGATTTCCACACAAGGTATTGTTTTACTCCAGCGAAGGCGGACAGACTGCGGAAGGCAAAAAGTCGGTTACAGACGCGCGGCGCATTATCAAGGAAAATTACGATCCCACTCACAGGACCCAAAACGACGATCTGCAGATTCTTATCAGCACCGACATTCTTGCGGAAGGCATCAACCTGCACCGTTCGAATATCGTAGTAAATTATGACCTGCCCTGGAATCCGACAAAAGTGCTTCAAAGAGTGGGACGGGTGAATCGTGTAGGAACCGAACATAAGAGTATCTATGTATTCAACTTCTTCCCCACGGACCAATCAGACAGGCATATCGGCCTGGAAGATAATATCAAATCCAAGATCCAGGCCTTCCACGATACCCTGGGAGAGGACGCAAGATATCTTACCGATGAAGAAGTCGTATCGTCCCATAAATTATTCGGAGATTCACTGTATCAAAAGCTTGCGGACAAAAAGACATATGCGGGCGATGATGAAGAAGTACAATCCGAGTTAAAATATCTGAAGTTTATCCGGGATATTCGCGACAATTCCCCCGCTCTTTTTGAAGAAATTAAAAACCTTCCAAAGAAAGCGCGTTCCGCCAGACAATTCAACACGGAAAACGATCAGTTGATTAC from Syntrophales bacterium includes these protein-coding regions:
- a CDS encoding ion transporter, whose product is MNSFRETIQFYLVDSKTPLGKLIDIFIIILNFVICAILVVETYDVSEAVHSLLWNAEVIIVVFFIIEYVARLYGSRDRLRQLVDIYSVIDLIAILPTVALLVFPVFGVALNVGFIRLIRAFRVFRIFRFLRYAADPDFFFGSITVHFLKVVQLLITIFMIFFISSGLFYTVESAVNPHVRNFGDAFYFTVVTLTTVGFGDIIPLSEAGRMVTVLMIISGIILIPWQASRLVREWIHIASKQDITCPQCGLRYHDKDASHCKSCGHVIYQEHEDV
- a CDS encoding type II toxin-antitoxin system HicB family antitoxin → MKYRALIEQDEDGMFVAEVPALPGCIPQGSTREEALQNIQEAIAAYLESLKTHGEPIPPYALSFVR
- a CDS encoding DUF4258 domain-containing protein; protein product: MNKIKKRLFIREKASEHIAAINEKMLWSFHAVKKLRIEGLRKSQVEDALKNCVLVEDYHVTGRPLPDCLVLGFINEEPVHVVVALDEDFDRILIVTVYRPSAERWEDGWKKRKK
- a CDS encoding type II toxin-antitoxin system MqsA family antitoxin, whose translation is MVGKREKNKYKKCPLCGGGMDDGITTLPFLMGEKVAIIKNVPAEICSDCGEAYMKSHVAGNVETLLDRIEELHSEVSIIYYEAA
- a CDS encoding type II toxin-antitoxin system RelE/ParE family toxin encodes the protein MFSPIFTEDEVEKIAINPDIGKSKKGDLVDFRVHKFSYGKQKFLIAYRFQEDEIVFFIIGPHENFYRELKKYLREVES
- a CDS encoding helix-turn-helix domain-containing protein translates to MITAEKVYKEILDMPLKEREKLFTVIARQGFEKDLYNHAEVFDEIRESPFTVKEAAEYLGVAEVTLRRWVKAGTIKHKRVGRNIVFSPDELKVFKKDNV
- a CDS encoding prolyl oligopeptidase family serine peptidase, whose translation is MKQLTDVPGGVNDFGWAGTEAILYITTDGSAKEASSKKDDTIRVTQYCETPVRLFRLELSSGRTERLTENDDNTLALSVSPNGKHVFLCRTKAASSKSQYYQDIPFRYFIYEIDRREEKQIFSVIKAVENWAWSPDSKTLFATEAFAEDKFIFAYVDHLWTYDALSGDEKNLDLGWERGLMQMSKVSPTGNGFLAILEDGCHPKLARYVKNENGYERRIMETAHQGNIFSIETTRDGTTVFYQHSTASKPTQWYVASVDGDSIKDPKPYTNLNPQYKGKSFPGAEAITWEGALGEAVEGMLYYPADYDPGKKYPLMLNLHGGPLDCIRDRWTLLGWMLPYHIITQKGAFVLDPNYHGSYGYGLEFSRSIRDGKMYEYPIEDIEKGIARLVELGMVDENRLGTMGWSQGSILSNALIAHDQRFKVASCGAGGAEWVSYWGQSYVGYSLCEYYLGASPIENPGLYKNPEKAPFYDARKVVTPVIMFIGSEDINVPPSQVWITYRGIQKYGSAPVELYVFPGEPHVLQKLSHQRRKMIEEQKWFDKYFFNIGNK
- a CDS encoding helicase-related protein, translated to MITDTTFFTNEPGYALLDRFRKTLKHVQCFDVLVGYFRTSGFHQLYESFESIDKIRILVGLNVDQKAYEIIEETRSRGEFDFESHSRTKRMFSEQTASEMGESEDSYETEIGIRKFLEFLTADCPNKDQDMANGGNGKKMELRAYPSENIHAKVYISRFKKDELDFGRVITGSSNFSESGLIANREFNVELKDKVDVEFALKQFENLWKDGVNISQEYVDTIRSKTWLNDAIIPYHLYLKMLYEYLKEDINLDEEIELDLPEGFMELEYQKQAVVSAKKILDAYNGVFLADVVGLGKTFISAMLAQQLPGGKLVICPPVLKDYWEETFFDFGIKKTKVESLGKLDQIIKDGTEKYDYIFIDEAHRFRNEYTQGFEMIHQICHGKKVILVSATPLNNTFDDILSQLKLFQIPKKSTIPGAPNLEKFFKSLTNRLKNIKKSDPEYISAIKEGSGKIRENILKYTMVRRTRSEIIKYFNRDIDEQGLFFPDVEDPRRIIYEFDDEINTTFNNTIELLKRFKYARYTPLLYLKEEVSELEKQSQRNVGGFMKVILVKRLESSFHAFRKTISRFVESYVNFIDMFNKGTIYISKTVDVYDLLDEDNEDKIHQFIEQERISRHDAGQFRPEFIEDLKADLKLLKVIRDLWSVVDSDPKIETFIDDLKTNNELKDKKLIIFTESKETGDYLYDNLSARFPHKVLFYSSEGGQTAEGKKSVTDARRIIKENYDPTHRTQNDDLQILISTDILAEGINLHRSNIVVNYDLPWNPTKVLQRVGRVNRVGTEHKSIYVFNFFPTDQSDRHIGLEDNIKSKIQAFHDTLGEDARYLTDEEVVSSHKLFGDSLYQKLADKKTYAGDDEEVQSELKYLKFIRDIRDNSPALFEEIKNLPKKARSARQFNTENDQLITFFRKGKLKKFFMSGGNGSRECTFFEAADILKCDEDTKREKIPKQFYPMLKDNKEQFRFVTSGEDFEPKGSGGRGGLSNERYVIMRLKAKEFRKYQGFTDDDDEYVRLILRGYEDGVIPKNTTKGIKKKIEKETNPLKVLSILKKTIPYNILDAERPGQQVSSTKREVILSEFLTGKK